A stretch of Paenibacillus mucilaginosus 3016 DNA encodes these proteins:
- a CDS encoding HlyD family secretion protein, producing MKKQVAAVVVLALALGGGGYMLRAEGKDAVTLSASEKASILTAEQINVSFQGVAGRIIDLPVKEEQSVKQGDVLMTLDPTDIDLQLKKAQADLEVTTLKIAQAEDGIRVAESKLGNAVKQAQIGLSQAQTQQAQVAEGARSEDIERQKLAVAASEESYTHALKLYNQLLNLEESYDDNPYNYKDHRDAVENARSQVATLENAKNQQQAVLDKMLNGATEKERQQAALQADRAAAVVEQQELAGGDIANQKIGIDALKKQLEQQNILLQSLQIQKDRMTLKAPADGKIVKVVPKAGENVGAGTPVILLETGKLYYDLYVDETQVGKFHPDSAVPTHFAALDDVVDGKVQFVTAAPQFAALRMSREKGTADLNSFQVRVYVDRTEKLLPGMTAEVHVDEVPAQ from the coding sequence ATGAAGAAACAAGTAGCGGCTGTAGTGGTATTGGCGCTCGCGCTCGGCGGCGGGGGGTATATGCTGCGGGCGGAAGGCAAGGATGCGGTGACGCTGTCGGCGTCCGAGAAGGCCAGCATTCTGACGGCGGAGCAAATTAACGTGTCGTTCCAGGGCGTGGCGGGCAGGATCATCGACCTGCCGGTCAAGGAAGAGCAGAGCGTGAAGCAGGGCGACGTGCTCATGACCCTTGACCCGACGGATATCGATCTGCAGCTGAAAAAGGCGCAGGCGGATCTCGAGGTGACGACGCTGAAGATCGCCCAGGCGGAGGACGGCATACGTGTAGCCGAGAGCAAGCTCGGCAATGCGGTGAAGCAGGCGCAGATCGGCCTGTCGCAGGCCCAGACGCAGCAGGCGCAGGTGGCTGAAGGCGCCCGGTCGGAGGATATCGAGCGTCAGAAGCTGGCCGTGGCCGCTTCTGAAGAATCGTACACGCATGCGCTGAAGCTGTATAACCAGCTGCTTAACCTCGAGGAGAGCTACGATGATAATCCTTACAACTACAAGGATCACCGGGATGCCGTGGAGAATGCCCGCAGCCAGGTGGCGACGCTCGAGAATGCGAAGAACCAGCAGCAGGCCGTGCTCGATAAGATGCTTAACGGCGCGACGGAGAAGGAGCGCCAGCAGGCGGCGCTGCAGGCGGATCGGGCTGCGGCCGTAGTCGAGCAGCAGGAGCTGGCCGGCGGGGATATCGCGAATCAGAAGATCGGCATCGATGCGCTCAAGAAGCAGCTCGAGCAGCAGAACATCCTGCTCCAGTCGCTGCAGATCCAGAAGGACCGCATGACGCTGAAGGCTCCGGCGGACGGCAAGATCGTGAAGGTGGTGCCGAAGGCGGGCGAGAACGTCGGCGCAGGCACGCCGGTCATTCTGCTCGAAACCGGCAAGCTGTACTATGACCTGTACGTTGATGAAACGCAGGTGGGCAAGTTCCATCCGGATTCGGCGGTGCCTACGCATTTTGCCGCGCTGGATGACGTCGTGGACGGCAAGGTCCAATTCGTCACGGCCGCTCCGCAGTTCGCCGCGCTCCGTATGAGCCGGGAGAAAGGGACTGCCGACCTGAACTCATTCCAGGTGCGCGTGTACGTAGATCGTACGGAGAAGCTGCTGCCGGGCATGACGGCGGAGGTGCATGTCGATGAAGTCCCAGCTCAGTGA
- the lpdA gene encoding dihydrolipoyl dehydrogenase — protein MVVGDASVEIDVLVIGAGPGGYVAAIRAAQLGKSVLVVDKAELGGVCLNRGCIPSKALISAAHQYEVAKHGSSIGITADNVAVDFAKVQEWKNGIVKKQTGGVGMLLKGNKIQVFNGEALFINEHEARVFNDNETARYKFNYCIIATGSRPIELKTFPFGGRILSSTEALQLSEIPKSMVVIGGGYIGIELGQTFAKFGTKVTVLEGSDHILPGFEKDLSSLVARNLKKLEVEVVTEAMAQGSEQSGDSVTVTYTVKGEEKKVTADYVLVTVGRRPNTDGDLSLELAGVEIGERGLIKVNEKGQTNVPHIYAIGDIVPGPALAHKASYEAKVAAESIAGLPSVVDYKVIPAVVFSDPEIAGVGLSESEAKAKGINTVVGKFPYGANGRAQSMNATDGFVKLIADKDTGVLVGGFVVGAEASNLIAELTLGIEMGATLEDIALTIHAHPTLGEITMDAAEGALGHPIHQLGK, from the coding sequence ATGGTAGTAGGTGACGCATCGGTAGAAATTGACGTTCTCGTCATTGGTGCCGGTCCTGGCGGTTACGTTGCGGCCATCCGTGCCGCCCAGCTGGGCAAGAGCGTGCTCGTAGTGGACAAGGCCGAACTCGGCGGCGTCTGCTTGAACCGCGGCTGCATTCCATCCAAGGCGCTAATCAGCGCGGCCCATCAGTATGAAGTGGCCAAGCACGGCTCCTCTATCGGGATCACGGCTGATAACGTAGCCGTGGACTTCGCAAAGGTGCAGGAATGGAAGAACGGCATCGTGAAGAAGCAGACCGGCGGCGTAGGCATGCTGCTGAAGGGCAACAAGATTCAGGTATTCAACGGCGAGGCGCTGTTCATCAACGAGCATGAAGCCCGCGTGTTCAACGATAACGAAACGGCACGTTACAAGTTCAACTACTGCATCATCGCGACGGGCTCCCGTCCGATCGAGCTCAAGACGTTCCCGTTCGGCGGACGCATCCTGTCCTCGACGGAAGCTCTGCAGCTCTCCGAGATTCCGAAGAGCATGGTCGTCATCGGCGGCGGCTACATCGGTATCGAGCTTGGCCAGACGTTCGCGAAGTTCGGCACGAAGGTGACGGTGCTTGAAGGCTCCGACCACATCCTGCCAGGCTTTGAGAAGGACCTGTCTTCCCTGGTTGCACGCAACCTGAAGAAGCTTGAGGTGGAAGTAGTAACCGAAGCGATGGCGCAGGGCTCCGAGCAGTCCGGCGACTCCGTAACGGTAACGTACACGGTCAAAGGCGAAGAGAAGAAAGTAACGGCGGATTATGTCCTCGTTACGGTCGGACGCCGCCCGAACACCGACGGCGATCTGTCCCTCGAACTTGCCGGCGTCGAAATCGGCGAGCGCGGCCTGATCAAAGTCAACGAGAAGGGCCAGACGAACGTGCCTCACATCTACGCGATCGGCGACATCGTTCCAGGTCCGGCACTGGCGCACAAAGCTTCCTATGAAGCGAAAGTGGCGGCAGAGTCGATCGCGGGACTGCCAAGCGTCGTAGACTACAAGGTCATCCCGGCCGTAGTCTTCTCCGATCCGGAGATTGCCGGCGTAGGTCTCAGCGAGAGCGAAGCGAAGGCCAAAGGCATCAACACGGTTGTAGGCAAGTTCCCTTACGGAGCCAACGGCCGTGCCCAGTCGATGAACGCGACCGATGGCTTTGTGAAGCTGATCGCGGACAAAGACACCGGCGTACTCGTCGGCGGATTCGTCGTAGGGGCGGAAGCCTCCAACCTGATTGCAGAGCTGACGCTCGGCATCGAGATGGGCGCTACCCTCGAGGATATCGCTCTGACGATTCACGCTCACCCGACCCTGGGCGAGATCACGATGGACGCCGCCGAAGGCGCGCTCGGCCATCCGATTCACCAGCTCGGCAAGTAA
- a CDS encoding ABC transporter permease codes for MKSQLSEWKYVLTSKFIPSILLAPLIMAAVFGYIFQNGQINEVPVAVVDEDNSLYSRQFTDKINASQYMDVAGVFHEAIAPEKLMANEKFMAVVYLPRGMEQLRFQGKSINIGFLIDNSMPSAIGNIRSGMQELITTENTSLTVGKLKVMGMGDEAAMGMATPLSMQQRLLFNPTSDFIAFMVIGFVNVTALGITSIAAASIVPRLRMEGRLTEALRSPIGLWLRVLPYAVINTISLQLAFGMLKQVGGLRFVSNPVEFLLPLFLYSLTATLMGMAVGWTASEPSKVTLRTYAIVYPSFMLSGVQVATIMFPAPVQFLSNLLPLTWLFKFIRGMGYRGGELKYFTGELGVFVLMIGVYSLIIGLLLWRETRKAAKASADTGLPAAPQEAALPAAAHTTTQVGEIMA; via the coding sequence ATGAAGTCCCAGCTCAGTGAGTGGAAGTACGTCCTGACGAGCAAGTTTATTCCTTCGATCCTGCTCGCTCCGCTGATTATGGCGGCGGTGTTCGGATATATTTTTCAGAACGGGCAGATCAATGAGGTGCCGGTCGCGGTCGTGGACGAGGACAACTCGCTCTACAGCCGCCAATTCACGGACAAAATCAACGCTTCACAGTATATGGACGTAGCGGGGGTATTCCACGAGGCGATCGCGCCGGAGAAGCTGATGGCCAACGAGAAGTTCATGGCTGTCGTGTACCTGCCAAGAGGCATGGAGCAGCTGCGCTTCCAGGGCAAGTCGATCAACATCGGATTCCTGATCGACAACTCCATGCCTTCGGCGATCGGGAACATCCGCTCGGGGATGCAGGAGCTCATCACCACCGAGAACACGTCGCTCACCGTTGGCAAGCTGAAGGTGATGGGGATGGGGGATGAAGCGGCCATGGGGATGGCGACCCCGCTCTCCATGCAGCAGCGTCTGCTGTTCAACCCGACGTCGGATTTTATAGCGTTCATGGTCATCGGCTTCGTGAATGTGACGGCGCTGGGGATTACCTCGATCGCAGCGGCTTCCATCGTGCCTCGGCTTCGGATGGAGGGACGCCTTACCGAGGCGCTTCGCTCCCCCATCGGGCTGTGGCTGCGAGTGCTGCCGTATGCGGTGATCAATACAATCTCGCTGCAGCTTGCCTTCGGGATGCTGAAGCAGGTCGGGGGTCTGCGCTTCGTCAGCAATCCGGTCGAGTTCCTGCTGCCGCTGTTCCTGTACTCGCTGACAGCGACGCTGATGGGGATGGCGGTCGGCTGGACCGCTTCAGAGCCGTCCAAGGTGACCCTGCGGACGTACGCGATCGTGTACCCGTCCTTCATGCTCTCGGGCGTGCAGGTCGCCACGATCATGTTCCCTGCACCGGTCCAGTTTCTTTCGAATCTGCTGCCGCTGACCTGGCTCTTCAAATTTATCCGGGGCATGGGATACCGGGGCGGCGAGCTGAAGTATTTTACCGGTGAGCTCGGGGTGTTCGTGCTCATGATCGGTGTATACTCGCTGATCATCGGCCTGCTGCTCTGGAGAGAAACGAGGAAGGCGGCGAAGGCTTCGGCCGACACCGGCCTGCCCGCTGCACCACAAGAGGCTGCCCTGCCGGCAGCTGCGCATACAACAACGCAAGTAGGGGAGATTATGGCATGA
- a CDS encoding GGDEF domain-containing protein, whose protein sequence is MVGWDTGFHYYFFLLIFVCFMNPMYGRGMRIFLAVSDVVIYLLLTQYALRPWYTVDPLYTELLNIHNILIVTITITILSSVFRKRITETIGDLEMAANTDPLTGLLNRRSMFARLEREHDRYQSGAASYCVLLCDIDDFKMFNDLYGHDCGDYVLRECAQAIRGLVRTGDSVSRWGGEEFLILLPATDPEEAFHIAERIRSRIQHAVHTFQGAELRITLTFGLSSCPPSVSVSDCINQADNALMQGKQEGKNCVVSQLL, encoded by the coding sequence TTGGTCGGCTGGGATACCGGGTTCCATTATTATTTCTTCCTCCTGATCTTCGTCTGCTTCATGAATCCCATGTACGGCAGAGGCATGAGGATCTTCCTTGCGGTCTCCGATGTGGTGATCTACCTGCTGCTGACCCAATATGCCCTCAGGCCATGGTATACGGTAGATCCTCTTTATACCGAACTGCTTAACATTCACAATATTCTCATCGTAACAATCACGATCACCATCCTGTCCTCCGTGTTCCGCAAGCGGATTACCGAGACGATCGGCGATCTGGAGATGGCTGCGAACACCGATCCGCTCACCGGGCTGCTTAACCGGCGCTCCATGTTTGCCAGGCTCGAGAGAGAACATGACCGGTACCAGTCTGGGGCTGCCTCCTACTGCGTGCTGCTGTGCGACATCGATGATTTCAAAATGTTCAATGACCTGTACGGGCATGACTGCGGCGATTATGTGCTGAGGGAATGCGCTCAGGCGATCCGCGGGCTGGTCCGGACCGGCGACTCCGTATCCCGCTGGGGCGGCGAGGAATTTCTGATCCTGCTGCCGGCAACGGACCCGGAAGAAGCCTTCCACATCGCCGAACGCATCCGCTCCCGCATTCAGCATGCCGTTCATACGTTCCAGGGTGCCGAGCTGCGCATCACGCTTACCTTCGGGCTCTCTTCCTGCCCGCCTTCCGTCTCGGTATCCGATTGCATTAATCAGGCGGACAACGCGCTGATGCAGGGCAAGCAGGAAGGTAAAAACTGCGTAGTCAGCCAGCTGTTATGA
- a CDS encoding TetR/AcrR family transcriptional regulator — protein sequence MKRETEGREVKEDVKLKILNAAKKLFAKKGFEGTTVRQICDEAGVALALVSYHFGGKENVFFALFETFAPEFLQTEYELKDPVEDLSSLIREFTLFRLAEPDLINMLQQEVMMQSPRLERVQSVIHGLWRQLIMILEKGRADGHFHYDSLRHTVQSIIGTLVFARSTAFLDPVFEQAGETAQASENGDEVVRYTTGFIMNALQCRQAQGL from the coding sequence TTGAAACGGGAGACTGAAGGCAGGGAAGTCAAGGAAGACGTGAAGCTGAAGATTCTGAATGCGGCGAAGAAGCTGTTCGCGAAGAAAGGATTCGAGGGAACGACCGTGCGGCAGATCTGCGATGAGGCGGGGGTGGCGCTGGCGCTTGTCTCGTACCATTTCGGGGGTAAGGAGAATGTGTTCTTCGCCCTGTTCGAGACGTTCGCTCCGGAATTCCTTCAGACGGAGTACGAGCTGAAGGATCCCGTGGAGGACCTCAGCTCCCTCATCCGGGAGTTCACGCTGTTCCGGCTGGCGGAGCCCGACCTGATCAACATGCTCCAGCAGGAGGTCATGATGCAGAGTCCCCGGCTCGAACGGGTCCAATCCGTGATTCACGGGCTGTGGCGCCAGCTCATCATGATCCTGGAGAAGGGCAGGGCGGACGGTCATTTTCACTATGATTCGCTGAGGCATACGGTCCAGTCCATTATCGGAACGCTGGTTTTTGCAAGAAGCACGGCATTCCTTGATCCCGTGTTCGAGCAGGCGGGCGAAACGGCGCAGGCCTCGGAGAACGGGGACGAAGTGGTCAGGTACACGACCGGATTCATCATGAATGCCCTTCAGTGCCGTCAGGCACAGGGGTTGTAA
- a CDS encoding phytoene desaturase family protein, producing the protein MKKVDAAVVGAGMGGLAAAAVLAAGGRSVLVCEGSGELGGCAGSFRRSGYLFSAGATYGMGFEPGGLFQRLYRELGLPLPPLHPQSVIMDVHLPDRTVRYYQQKEAWFREIRRVFPAKAQSIIDFYEEVFGFSFLLEQIAVHRPVLPPRTFGDAARLLRMVDPRLLKRAPLLLQSLGQRLRRYGIEREEAFVHFLNGQLIDSVQTTADECPVVLAYTALNVFHRGAYYIDGGLSRIALDLTEAVRSSDGEVRLRTPITGLRKSAGAEGGWELRTRRGEIIHAHQVVLGNSLHSFHGLLDEAERHGGPGFLSQEEEEARPAWSAFTLYMGCPADKVFPPVAADAADQAGAPPVLYHQFIRSYGAPLAETNQFLLSISRPGDDLRAPAGHAALTASTHTAPDPWWSLGREAYERRKQEYADSILEGADRVFPGFSDSLDVVLPGTPVTFERYTQRSRGKVGGYIPQGPLDLLRMSSAYSGVPGVYLCGDTVYPGAGTLGSAMSGWIAAERMLR; encoded by the coding sequence ATGAAAAAAGTGGACGCAGCGGTAGTGGGGGCCGGCATGGGAGGACTCGCGGCGGCGGCAGTTCTCGCTGCAGGCGGACGCTCCGTGCTCGTATGCGAGGGCTCGGGGGAGCTCGGCGGCTGCGCAGGGTCGTTCCGGCGCAGCGGCTATTTGTTCTCCGCCGGAGCCACCTACGGCATGGGGTTCGAGCCGGGGGGCCTGTTCCAGCGGCTGTACCGGGAGCTCGGGCTGCCGCTGCCGCCGCTGCATCCGCAGAGCGTCATCATGGACGTACACCTGCCGGACCGCACGGTGCGGTATTACCAGCAGAAGGAGGCGTGGTTCCGGGAGATCCGGCGGGTGTTCCCGGCCAAAGCCCAGAGCATCATCGACTTCTACGAAGAGGTCTTCGGCTTCTCCTTCCTGCTGGAGCAGATCGCGGTCCATCGTCCAGTGCTTCCGCCGAGAACATTCGGTGACGCGGCCCGGCTGCTGCGGATGGTTGACCCCCGGCTGCTGAAGCGGGCGCCGCTGCTGCTGCAATCCTTGGGCCAGCGCTTGCGCCGGTACGGAATAGAGCGGGAGGAGGCGTTCGTTCATTTCCTGAACGGGCAGCTGATCGACAGCGTACAGACCACAGCGGATGAGTGTCCGGTGGTTCTGGCGTATACGGCTCTCAATGTGTTTCACCGTGGGGCTTATTATATCGACGGAGGATTATCCCGCATCGCACTGGACCTGACCGAGGCGGTTCGCAGCAGCGACGGAGAGGTCAGGCTGCGGACCCCGATCACGGGTCTGCGGAAGTCCGCAGGTGCGGAGGGGGGCTGGGAGCTGCGCACCCGCCGCGGCGAGATCATCCATGCACACCAGGTCGTGCTGGGCAATTCGCTGCACAGCTTCCACGGACTTCTGGATGAAGCGGAGCGGCATGGCGGCCCCGGCTTTTTGTCCCAAGAGGAGGAGGAGGCCAGGCCGGCGTGGAGTGCTTTTACCCTGTACATGGGGTGTCCCGCCGACAAGGTGTTTCCACCCGTCGCCGCCGACGCCGCTGATCAAGCCGGAGCACCGCCGGTGCTCTATCATCAATTCATCCGCAGCTATGGAGCGCCCTTGGCCGAGACGAACCAGTTCCTGCTCTCGATCTCCAGGCCCGGCGACGATCTGCGCGCCCCTGCCGGTCATGCGGCCCTAACGGCCTCCACCCACACGGCGCCGGACCCTTGGTGGTCGCTCGGCAGGGAGGCTTACGAACGACGCAAGCAGGAGTATGCGGACAGCATCCTGGAAGGGGCGGACAGGGTGTTCCCAGGCTTCTCGGACTCACTGGATGTCGTGCTGCCTGGCACTCCGGTTACCTTCGAACGCTACACGCAGCGCAGCCGGGGCAAGGTCGGCGGGTATATCCCGCAGGGGCCGCTCGACCTGCTCCGGATGTCCTCCGCGTACTCAGGAGTTCCGGGCGTCTACTTGTGCGGCGATACGGTCTACCCGGGAGCAGGGACGCTGGGCAGTGCGATGTCCGGCTGGATTGCCGCGGAGCGCATGCTGCGCTAA
- a CDS encoding dihydrolipoamide acetyltransferase family protein, with protein sequence MAKFEYRFPELGEGIHEGEIVKWHVKAGDKVNDETILMDVQNDKSTVEVPSPVEGTIVEIKVGEGAVCTVGDVIAVIDVTGEMPEQAHGHGEAPSAAEAATPAAAKTEAEAAVGGIEPVGSSVAANVANSKIDTPMAGGAPAAAAQPAVTPSGVLATPSVRKLAREKGVNLAQVTPTGKNGRITREDVLGFTPGAAAAPAAAAPAASAAAPAAAAPAASAAAAVSGDRVEERVPLKGIRKAIANAMVKSVYTAPHVTLMDEVDVTELVALRGRANKAMAEKKGMKLTYLPFIVKALVAAARQFPVMNAMIDEEKQEIVYKKYYNIGIATDTDNGLLVPVIQDADRKNIWTIAASIKDLAARGREGKLGPTELKGSTLTITNIGSAGGMFFTPVINFPEVAILGTGRITEKPVVKNGEIVVAPVMALSLSFDHRIIDGATAQNFMNYIKQLLADPELLIMEV encoded by the coding sequence ATGGCAAAGTTTGAGTACCGGTTTCCGGAGCTGGGCGAAGGCATTCACGAAGGCGAGATTGTCAAGTGGCATGTCAAAGCCGGCGATAAAGTCAATGACGAAACGATCCTGATGGACGTTCAAAACGATAAATCCACCGTAGAAGTTCCTTCTCCTGTAGAAGGCACCATCGTCGAGATCAAAGTCGGCGAAGGCGCGGTATGTACGGTTGGCGACGTCATCGCTGTAATCGACGTAACCGGCGAAATGCCTGAGCAGGCACACGGCCACGGCGAAGCGCCAAGCGCAGCAGAGGCGGCTACGCCGGCTGCAGCGAAGACGGAAGCTGAAGCGGCTGTCGGCGGCATCGAGCCGGTAGGCAGCTCCGTAGCGGCGAACGTCGCGAACAGCAAGATCGACACGCCGATGGCAGGCGGCGCTCCGGCAGCTGCAGCCCAGCCTGCGGTAACGCCGAGCGGCGTCCTGGCTACGCCTAGCGTGCGCAAGCTGGCCCGTGAGAAGGGCGTAAACCTTGCCCAAGTGACGCCGACCGGCAAGAACGGCCGCATCACCCGCGAGGACGTGCTTGGCTTCACGCCTGGCGCAGCAGCAGCTCCAGCAGCAGCGGCTCCTGCGGCAAGCGCAGCGGCTCCGGCAGCAGCAGCGCCGGCAGCTTCCGCAGCGGCAGCCGTAAGCGGCGATCGCGTCGAAGAGCGCGTACCGCTGAAGGGCATCCGCAAGGCGATCGCGAACGCTATGGTGAAGAGCGTGTACACGGCTCCTCACGTTACGCTGATGGACGAAGTCGACGTTACGGAGCTCGTCGCTCTGCGCGGCCGTGCCAACAAAGCGATGGCTGAGAAGAAAGGCATGAAGCTGACGTACCTGCCGTTCATCGTGAAGGCTCTCGTGGCAGCGGCACGCCAGTTCCCTGTCATGAACGCCATGATCGACGAAGAGAAGCAGGAGATCGTCTACAAGAAGTACTACAACATCGGTATCGCTACCGATACGGATAACGGGCTTCTCGTACCGGTCATCCAGGATGCGGACCGCAAGAACATCTGGACGATCGCAGCAAGCATCAAGGACCTGGCTGCCCGCGGTCGCGAAGGCAAGCTCGGACCGACGGAACTGAAGGGCTCCACGCTGACGATCACCAACATCGGTTCGGCAGGCGGCATGTTCTTCACGCCGGTGATCAACTTCCCTGAAGTGGCGATCCTCGGAACCGGCCGCATTACGGAGAAGCCGGTTGTGAAGAACGGCGAGATCGTTGTGGCTCCGGTCATGGCGCTGTCACTGAGCTTCGACCACCGGATTATCGACGGTGCTACGGCACAGAACTTTATGAACTACATTAAGCAGCTCCTCGCAGATCCTGAGCTGCTGATCATGGAGGTGTAA
- a CDS encoding alpha-galactosidase, with product MSIRYLEEQRQFHLQAGSSSYILQVYPSGHVVHLYWGAKVRALPMSHVIRTRDRAFSPNPNPPDRSYSLDALPLEYPGYGNSDFRQPAYQIQLANGTTVTDLKYISHDITAGKPALEGLPSTYVEAEDEADTLKLLLEDALTGLRVELSYTAYRERNVITRSSRIVNGGTESVRVLRALSASVDFPHHRFDLLTLPGAWARERYIERRALASGTQSVESRRGASSHQQNPFVALLGKDTTEERGEAYGFNLVYSGSFLASAEVDQWYTTRVSLGINPFDFSWLLEPGAAFQTPEAVMVYSAEGLTGMSQTYHELYRTRLCRGEFRDKPRPVLINNWEATYFDFTAEKIEDIAKAGRELGIELFVLDDGWFGRRNDDTTSLGDWFVDKAKLPQGLDDLAQRVKGLGLQFGLWFEPEMISVDSELYRSHPDWCLHVPDRVRSEGRNQLILDLSRPEVCDYIVETVSGVLAGAPISYVKWDMNRHMTEIGSAALPPERQRETAHRYMLGLYSVMERITTAFPHVLFESCSGGGGRFDPGILHYMPQTWTSDNTDAVSRLKIQYGTSIVYPVSAMGAHISAVPNHQVHRMTSLKMRGDVAMSGNFGYELDLTKFTPEEKELAKAQVALYKELRQFVQFGRFYRLISPFEELEAAWMFVSESGDDVLACYFNVLAEPNEPYKRLKLRGLDPAADYTDLESGEVYGGDELMHAGISLPVQHGDFESVLIRLRKVQ from the coding sequence ATGAGCATTCGTTACCTAGAGGAGCAGCGTCAATTTCATCTGCAGGCCGGCAGCAGCAGTTATATTCTGCAGGTTTATCCGAGCGGCCATGTGGTTCACCTATATTGGGGGGCGAAAGTCCGTGCCCTGCCGATGTCTCATGTCATCCGCACCAGGGACCGTGCCTTCTCCCCGAACCCGAATCCGCCCGACCGCAGCTATTCCCTGGATGCGCTGCCGCTGGAGTACCCGGGCTACGGCAATTCCGACTTCCGCCAGCCGGCTTATCAGATTCAACTCGCCAACGGAACGACGGTCACCGATTTGAAATACATATCGCATGACATTACAGCCGGCAAGCCGGCGCTCGAAGGGCTTCCCTCCACCTATGTGGAGGCGGAGGATGAAGCGGATACGCTGAAGCTTCTGCTCGAAGATGCGCTGACAGGCCTGCGTGTCGAGCTGTCTTACACCGCGTACCGCGAGCGCAATGTCATTACCCGCAGCTCCCGGATCGTCAACGGGGGAACAGAATCTGTGCGCGTGCTTCGCGCCTTGAGTGCCAGCGTCGACTTCCCGCATCACCGGTTCGATCTTCTTACGCTGCCGGGTGCGTGGGCAAGAGAGCGTTATATCGAGCGGCGGGCCTTGGCCAGCGGCACGCAGTCCGTCGAGAGCCGCAGGGGCGCAAGCTCGCACCAGCAGAATCCATTCGTTGCGCTGCTCGGGAAGGATACGACGGAGGAGCGGGGCGAGGCTTACGGCTTCAACCTTGTGTACAGCGGCAGCTTCCTGGCTTCGGCCGAGGTGGACCAGTGGTATACGACCCGTGTGTCCCTCGGCATCAACCCGTTCGACTTCAGCTGGCTGCTGGAGCCAGGCGCTGCGTTCCAGACTCCGGAGGCGGTCATGGTGTATTCGGCCGAAGGGCTGACCGGCATGTCGCAGACATATCATGAGCTCTACCGTACCCGGCTGTGCCGCGGCGAGTTCCGCGACAAGCCGAGACCGGTGCTCATCAACAACTGGGAAGCGACGTATTTTGACTTCACGGCAGAGAAAATTGAAGACATCGCGAAGGCCGGACGGGAGCTCGGCATCGAGCTGTTCGTGCTCGACGACGGCTGGTTCGGCCGGCGCAACGACGATACGACCTCGCTCGGCGACTGGTTCGTGGACAAGGCGAAGCTTCCGCAGGGACTGGACGATCTGGCGCAGCGGGTGAAGGGGCTGGGGCTGCAGTTCGGCCTCTGGTTCGAACCTGAGATGATCTCGGTGGACAGCGAGCTGTACCGCAGCCATCCGGACTGGTGCCTTCATGTACCGGATCGGGTCCGCTCCGAGGGCCGCAACCAGCTCATCCTGGACCTCTCCCGCCCGGAGGTATGCGACTACATCGTTGAGACGGTGTCCGGTGTCCTGGCCGGCGCCCCGATCTCCTATGTCAAATGGGACATGAACCGCCATATGACCGAGATCGGCTCCGCGGCGCTGCCGCCGGAGCGCCAGCGGGAGACAGCGCACCGCTATATGCTCGGCCTCTATTCGGTCATGGAGCGGATCACGACCGCATTCCCTCACGTGCTGTTCGAGAGCTGCTCCGGCGGCGGCGGCCGGTTCGATCCGGGCATCCTGCATTATATGCCGCAGACGTGGACAAGCGACAATACGGATGCCGTCTCGCGCCTTAAGATTCAGTACGGGACGAGCATCGTGTATCCCGTCTCCGCGATGGGCGCGCACATCTCCGCGGTGCCGAATCACCAGGTGCACCGGATGACGTCCCTGAAGATGCGCGGCGATGTGGCGATGAGCGGCAACTTCGGCTACGAGCTGGACCTGACGAAGTTCACGCCGGAGGAGAAGGAGCTGGCGAAGGCTCAGGTTGCGCTCTACAAGGAGCTGCGCCAATTCGTGCAGTTCGGCCGCTTCTACCGCCTGATCTCTCCGTTCGAGGAGCTCGAGGCCGCGTGGATGTTCGTGTCGGAGAGCGGGGACGACGTACTGGCCTGCTACTTCAACGTGCTGGCGGAGCCGAACGAGCCTTATAAGCGGCTGAAGCTGCGGGGGCTCGATCCGGCTGCGGACTATACGGACTTGGAGTCGGGCGAGGTGTACGGCGGCGACGAGCTGATGCACGCAGGCATTTCGCTGCCGGTGCAGCATGGTGATTTTGAGAGTGTGCTCATCCGCTTGCGGAAAGTGCAGTAA